From Peromyscus eremicus chromosome 3, PerEre_H2_v1, whole genome shotgun sequence, one genomic window encodes:
- the Pon1 gene encoding serum paraoxonase/arylesterase 1, whose amino-acid sequence MLYRRRLNALREVTPVDLPNCNLVKGVETGAEDLEILPNGLAFLSTGLKYPGIKSFDPDKPGKILLMDLNEKDPAVLELEITGNKLDKLSFNPHGVSTFTDEDNAVYLLVVNHPDSKSTVEVFKFQEEARSLLHLKTITHELLPSINDIAAVGPESFYATNDHYFADPYLKSWEMYLGLSWSNVVYYSPDKVQVVAEGFDFANGIGISPDGKHVYIAELLAHKIHVYEKHANWTLTPLKVLDFDTLVDNISVDPVTGDLWVGCHPNGIRIFFYDSENPPGSEVIRIQNILSEEPKVTVVYAENGTVLQGTTVASVYKGKLLIGTVFHRALYCDL is encoded by the exons ATGCTATACAG AAGAAGATTAAATGCTCTCCGTGAAGTAACTCCTGTAGACCTTCCTAACTGCAATTTAGTTAAAGGAGTCG AAACAGGTGCTGAAGACTTAGAGATCCTCCCTAATGGACTGGCTTTCCTAAGTACT GGACTAAAATATCCTGGAATAAAAAGTTTTGATCCCGATAAGCCTGGAAAAATACTTCTGATGGACTTGAATGAGAAGGACCCAGCAGTGTTGGAATTAGAAATTACAGGAAATAAGTTGGATAAATTGTCATTCAACCCTCATGGAGTTAGTACATTCACAGATGAAG ACAATGCCGTGTACCTACTGGTGGTAAACCATCCAGACTCCAAGTCCACTGTGGAGGTGTTTAAATTTCAAGAAGAGGCAAGATCGCTTTTGCATCTGAAAACCATCACACATGAGCTTCTGCCTAG CATCAATGATATTGCCGCGGTTGGACCTGAGAGCTTTTATGCCACAAATGATCACTATTTTGCTGACCCATACTTAAAGTCCTGGGAGATGTACTTGGGTCTGTCATGGTCCAATGTTGTTTACTACAGTCCTGATAAAGTCCAAGTAGTAGCAGAAGGATTTGATTTCGCTAATGGCATTGGCATTTCCCCTGATGGCAA GCATGTCTATATAGCCGAATTATTGGCTCACAAGATTCACGTGTATGAAAAGCACGCTAATTGGACTTTAACTCCATTGAAG GTCCTCGACTTTGACACCCTTGTGGACAACATCTCTGTGGATCCTGTGACAGGGGACCTCTGGGTTGGTTGCCATCCCAACGGGATAAGGATCTTCTTCTACGATTCTGAGAACCCTCCAGGCTCAGAG GTGATTCGAATCCAGAACATTCTATCAGAAGAACCTAAAGTAACTGTAGTTTATGCAGAAAATGGCACAGTGTTGCAAGGTACTACAGTTGCCTCTGTGTATAAAGGAAAACTGCTTATCGGCACTGTGTTCCACAGAGCTCTTTACTGTGATCTGTGA